A genomic segment from Blastococcus sp. PRF04-17 encodes:
- a CDS encoding chromate transporter produces MPFPAVVALAGLAGWALGRWLPSALPRKGTAEAGEAGPPPVISDDVLHHETPSTRRTVRVLGIGLLVWGVPIAAAAWLTGTHSVFTEQGVFFSGAAVVTFGGAYAVLAYVAQQAVTVYGWLSPGEMVRGLALAETTPGPLIMVVQFVAFLGAYRTPGELDPWVAAVLASLLVTWVTFVPSFLFVLLGAPYMERLRGNRSLSAALRGITAAIVGVIANLGVYFAVHTLFGESSRIDAGPLHLELPDLGTLRILPFGIALVAAYLLFRRTWSVLRTLGVCAVLGLIAGLAGLPTA; encoded by the coding sequence GTGCCGTTCCCCGCTGTGGTCGCGCTGGCCGGGCTCGCGGGGTGGGCGCTCGGCCGGTGGCTGCCGTCGGCGCTGCCCCGCAAGGGCACCGCGGAGGCGGGCGAGGCGGGCCCGCCCCCGGTCATCTCCGACGACGTGCTGCACCACGAGACGCCCAGCACGCGGCGGACGGTCAGGGTGCTCGGGATCGGTCTGCTGGTGTGGGGGGTGCCGATCGCGGCGGCGGCGTGGCTCACCGGGACGCACAGCGTGTTCACCGAGCAGGGGGTGTTCTTCTCCGGCGCGGCGGTGGTGACCTTCGGCGGCGCCTACGCGGTGCTGGCGTACGTGGCGCAGCAGGCGGTCACCGTCTACGGCTGGTTGTCGCCCGGTGAGATGGTCCGGGGCCTGGCGCTGGCCGAGACCACGCCCGGGCCGCTGATCATGGTCGTGCAGTTCGTCGCGTTCCTCGGCGCCTACCGCACTCCCGGAGAGCTCGACCCGTGGGTCGCCGCGGTGCTCGCGTCCCTGCTGGTGACCTGGGTGACCTTCGTACCGAGCTTCCTGTTCGTCCTGCTCGGGGCCCCGTACATGGAACGACTGCGGGGCAACCGGTCACTGTCGGCAGCGCTCCGCGGCATCACGGCGGCCATCGTCGGCGTCATCGCGAACCTCGGCGTCTACTTCGCGGTCCACACGCTCTTCGGGGAGAGCAGCCGGATCGACGCCGGGCCGCTGCATCTCGAACTGCCGGACCTCGGCACCCTGCGGATCCTGCCCTTCGGGATCGCCCTCGTGGCCGCCTACCTGCTGTTCCGCCGCACCTGGTCGGTGCTCCGGACCCTCGGCGTCTGCGCCGTCCTCGGGCTGATCGCCGGCCTGGCCGGCCTGCCCACCGCCTGA